The sequence GAAATTTGGTTGTATcgcgaatatgcatccataaaggaCAAGTACTTGTAACCTCAAGCCGAATCTACTAGAGCGTCAATACTGGGGAGTGCATAAGGATCCTTGGAACAAGATTTATTGAGGTCGGTATAGtcgacacacatcctccattttttattttgtgtcttcACGAGTACTACATTGGCAAGCCATAATgggtattttacctcccttatgaaaTCGGCTTCTAATAGTTCCTGGACTTATTCTTCTACGACTTTTGCTCTTTTAAGACTGAGCTTTTGTTGTTTCTGCTGGATAAATCGTGAGCCTGAGTTAACAACAAGCTTGTGGCTCATGAGGTCGGGATGGATTCTAGACATGTCAGAAGCTTTTTAGACAAAGATGTTGGAATTTTTTCACAGGAGCTTTAGTAAATCTTGTTTTAGCTACTCGCTAGATTAGCTCCTAAGTTggttattttttcaattttgtccctaatTTGGACTTCCTCaatcttttctttaggttgaggtCTCAATTCTTTCCGAATTTGGACAACTCCGAATTCAATGGCAttgacttctttttcttttgtgtaCCCTCATAgattcaggctttcattgtagcacctTCTTGCTGGTTTTTGGTCTCCCCTCATAGTGGCTATTCTCTCAGGAGTGAAAATTTTCATACAAAGGTGAGGAGTGAAGACTACTGTTGCAAGTTGGTTTAGTGTTATCTGATCTATCAAGGAAATTGTAAGCCGGTGCTATGTTAACCACTATGTAGTCTTTACTCAAAGTCCTTGATTTTGTACTTTTTCCAAAGGTGGTATAGAGAGAAATAAACCCTAGAGGTCGGATAGGAGTATCTCCCGGACCAAAGAAGGTATCTAGGTATACTCTTAAGTCCTTTTCCTCTAGGTCCAACTCATTAAAAGTTGCTTTGAACAGGATATCAACTGAGTTTTCTTGATCTAGCAAAGTTCTTTAAAGGTTTGCATTGGCAAGTATCATTGTGATTACGACAGGGTCGCCATGTCCAAGTGCTACCCCTTGGGCATCTTCTTTTGGGAAGGTGATAGCAGGTCGGGCGTTTCAGCTTCCTCACCGACCTGGTATACCTCTTTCAAATGTCTCTTACAGGATGATTTTGTTAATCCCCCCGTAAATCTTCTAGCAATCATGTGGATGTGTCTCTCAGAGGTTCGTGGTGGCCGATCTCGCCAAACCCTGTCTTCTTTATCTCTTTTCCGCTTGCTCGAATCGTCCAGCCTCTCTGCTAAATACCTATTCAACCGATCTTCCCTAACAAATTTTTTTATCACAATTTTTAAATCATAGCAATCATTGGTGGAATTGCTGTAGATTTTATGGTACTCGCAGAATTTTGACCGActtttatcttttttgtttttaatcaATTTGGGAGGTGGAATCTTTTCTGTGTAGCATATCTCAttatagacatccacaagggatacTCACAATAGGGTATAGTTGTGATGCCTTCGAGTTTTGTCCAAGCtatattcttcttttttctttagtTCTTTCTCTTTGTCTCGAGTTGGATATTGATTGTGTTGTCTTGAGGCagtttcttccatattgatataCTTTTCAGCTCGCTCTTGCACTTCGTACAAAGAGGTCGGGTGCCTCTTTGATATGGACTGAGAGAATGGAGCTTCTTTGAGGTCATTAACTAGTCCTATGATGACTGTTTCGGTGGACAGGTTTTGAATTTCCAAGCACGTCTTATTGAATCTTTTCTTAAGGCCCATAGAGATATTATGACTTCTTGCTTTACTCCTAAGAGGCTTGGAACATGTTTaaccttatctttttggatgaaaaTCAGGTAAGAAAATTTTTTGCCAAATCGTCAAAGCAGGTGACCAATTTAAGTGGTAGACTGTCAAACCATTTCATTGCCTCCTTGGTTAACGTAGTCGAGAAAGTTTTGCAGCGAGTTGCATCTGACGTGTCTGTCAAATACATACGACTTTTGAAATTACTCAGATGATGTCTTAGGTCAGTCTTTCCATCATAGACGTCCATGTCTGGCCTTTTAAAGTTTCAAGAAACTTTGGCCCGCATGATTTATTCTATGAATAGATCTTCCCCTACTAGAGGCGTTTCTTCTCGGGCAGCTCGGATTCTCCTTCTCTTGAAGTCAGATTCCAACTTTAAGAGTTTTTCTTCTAATTTCCTTCACCAATGTACCTCCCTTTCCAAGGCTCTTTCAAACTCTCGCTGTCGCTCTAGCTCCTACTCGAGTTGTTCTAACCGACTTTGATGTTCGTGGACAAGTCCTATAATTTCTGTGGGATCTCTTGGGCCGGATCCTTCAGGTCGATGAACTTCTGAGCTTATCCTGTGTCCTTCCGGATTTTGACGAATGTGTGTCTCTGGCAACACCTTTCCCTTTATCAATTCGAGGGGGTATGACTAATGCTCGCTCATCATTATATTGCTCTTCTTCTAGAGTTTCGTAATCGGAAGTGGTGTGCCCATCTTCTGGGATGTCGTCCCCTATCATATGGTCTTGATTTTCAAGTACTCGataatggcgccaatgttccaaggCTTACCTAGAACCAGGGTGATTTGGACCTGGATGCAAGATCCAGACGCCTTTGGGTGCAATGTCCGACATCTTCTCTTGCAGGGATAAAGCCATCCGAGTTCCTCatgaggaggtgggggtggtacctgcaagggactccaatgCATAAGTTAGTGTGAGTTTATGGCAAATTTTTAGTAGATTGGAGTTCGAAAAATACCTAAGGGTGTAAGGATATTTATAAGTGTAGAGATAGGGGTGGGTTTAAGGATGGATTTGTTACTCCCCTTTATTAGTGAAGTTATTAAAATCTCCTTTTTAGATGCGCAGGGGAGATTGTAGGAATTGGTTGGGATTCATCTTATTTGAATAAGTCAGGTCAAGTTGGTGCCGTGTGGACCGACTTTTATAAGGTTGGATAGGTCTCAAAGTGTGATTTGGAATCTTGCTCTGTAGACTAGACTTCTAATCATTTTAGACTTGACTAAATTATGGATCAGGTATAAACACTGcccaaaaataaaaagtgaaaaaaaaaaacaaatagacGATATTGTTGTGTGTTAATTGTTAtttaaagggtaaagtatactttttgtctttgaagtttggcaaaagtttttaaaatatccctaaattttattttgtttcaattttgtccaaaaagttttcgatttgcatcaaatatatcatcgacggctaaattttcaaaacagTTAAGACTAATTtaataataatgcatgaaaattatgcttgatttgtttgtgttgaagattgttcttataaaattgttgttgaattgatcttaaattttttgaaaaattagccatctggaatatatttgatgcaaataaaaaaattttgggacaaaattaaaacaaaataaaacttaaagatatttttaaaacttttgtcaaacttcaggacAAACAATATACATTACCCTTATTTAAAAATTGCAATActaaaaatatatttcaaaataTTCGGTTAAAAATATCCACACtacaaataaaattaacaaaagtcAATTTCACAACTCATCTTAAAAGAGCGCAATGAAACCATCAGTGCATGTCTTACATCAGTCACCATCCAAATTTCCAGACACTCAACTAAATAAATTGTTTAAGAGAAATATGCAGACTAGCTTCACTTTCAAAAAATCGCCTTCAATTGAATCCAGATGGATTAGAAATACAATCAATTATAATTACATAACTTTATTTGATTCACTTTCACTTACATTCACGAATAGCTATGGTTTGAATGTattatatatcatatatgctacAACATTGCCCCCTTATTACAGCAAAATATATCACTTGAAGGAATCAAACATCAAGAAAATGGTTTGCATTCCAACTTAAGACTCCATCAAGGTAGAAATGGATTGTGTGATGGGTATTCTTCCTTTTGTTTTTTGTAAGCCCTGCAAAACATTAGCAGAAAAGGATGTGTTTTGTGTCAATGAACAAACAACATACTTTATTTGTAAATAAAACCAGAACTGAATGAATCTGCCATATGATTGGTTGTCAATTGTCATATCACCTTGAAGCATTGAAACCTCCAAGTGCAACAGTTCCCAGAATGATACAAATGAAGGGAACTTTAATCAGAGCATGGTTTTTACTTCCTCCTTGACTCCTAGGGACTCCAGTTCTAACAACGCGTGAATACTGAACTGTACAGAAAATTTGCCAAATTAAATTAAGGAAAAAAGGAAAGTGAACAGAACAAGTTTAAGTCATATTCCAAAGGGATTTGGGAGAAACATTTACCAGAGTCTGAAATTCCTCCTCTCCCACCTGTTTCAGGAATTTTGTTCAGAAAGACTAATACACAGTTACACACGAATGAAGTTGCTAATTTTGTTAAAACTCTTACACTCTCGAGGTATTTTTCAAGGGAGATAAATCAACAAATCCATCGAATAAGACAAAagaaacagaagaatacaagttTGAATTGCCAGGCTACACTAGAATAGCAAGTCAACGATTTCATTCAAGTTAAAATTCTGTAAGGATGAAGGCAAAATAATGAAATATGCAGAAAaatacatgtgagcatatttgCTTTGCAGTTGGTCAATAGCAGCATTTTAATGTACATTTATGGAATTATGGGAACCATGAAAACCGTCTGGGAAAGCTGATCCTTCACTACTGACATGATCTAAAATAATGAGTTTCTGCAAATTTTCATTTCCCATAATCTGGTTATATACTCCAAGTCTCAAGCAATACACTCATTCTGAATTTTGAGCATAGAGTAGGCCACCTTAGAATGCTATAAGTACatcattttaaattttcaaacaaAAGTCTAAAAAGGGACTCTGGAATGAATAA is a genomic window of Arachis ipaensis cultivar K30076 chromosome B06, Araip1.1, whole genome shotgun sequence containing:
- the LOC107646027 gene encoding uncharacterized protein LOC107646027 — translated: MDANEARILLGFPPNTRPTTSQVKSAYKKKVWESHPDLFPTHEKPLAESRFKLISEAYACLLSGGRGGISDSVQYSRVVRTGVPRSQGGSKNHALIKVPFICIILGTVALGGFNASRAYKKQKEEYPSHNPFLP